The following coding sequences lie in one Apium graveolens cultivar Ventura chromosome 1, ASM990537v1, whole genome shotgun sequence genomic window:
- the LOC141676685 gene encoding uncharacterized protein LOC141676685 codes for MSWSRRNEVVKSSSFGDVGVRRMDSSVSILKKKRPGVAVEGRSIRHVVEGVGKIKNLECKLLEDDGEGDLEGSVDCGFGGFLENCSFCKKRIRRNMDVFMYGYLKAFCSPECRDVQIEMDERLRPPSPEPSLLSAIAKMVGASNAAKVTS; via the exons ATGTCATGGTCAAGAAGAAACGAAGTGGTGAAATCATCGAGTTTTGGTGACGTTGGGGTTCGAAGAATGGACTCTTCTGTGAGTATTTTGAAAAAGAAGCGACCTGGTGTTGCTGTTGAAGGTAGAAGTATTAGGCATGTTGTTGAAGGAGTGGGAAAGATAAAGAACTTGGAGTGCAAGTTATTGGAAGATGATGGAGAAGGAGATTTGGAGGGCAGTGTTGATTGTGGTTTTGGAGGGTTTCTTGAGAATTGTTCGTTTTGCAAGAAACGTATTAGGAGGAATATGGATGTTTTTATGTATGG TTATCTAAAAGCATTTTGCTCCCCTGAATGCCGAGACGTGCAGATTGAGATGGATGAAAGGTTGAGACCTCCTTCACCAGAACCATCGCTATTATCAGCGATAGCTAAAATGGTTGGCGCTAGTAATGCAGCTAAAGTAACTTCATGA
- the LOC141676580 gene encoding TMV resistance protein N-like, with amino-acid sequence MAASTSTNQYGLSSCSSNRHWNVFLSFRGKDTRKTFTSHLYTALKQAGIITFMDDYGLPRGEEISQQLIKAIQGSEISIVIFSANYASSPWCLNELVEILECKKRTGHLVYPVFYDVSPSVVRHKTGSFSEAFESHEKRYVSNMDKVNIWKAALTEAANLSGYDLKNDADGYEIRLIQIIVNNVLLKVNLVGLSVAKEPVGMESRVQRLTQLMRTGSNDIRKIGISGMGGIGKTTIAKALYNKNFRHFEGSCFLANVREASERHDGILHLQEQLLSEILIVDKIRIENEDRGISLLMERLCSKKVFIVLDDLNHRRQFDYLAGQWNQFASGSRIIVTTRDAGLLEQIEVDERYNVEELDGDESLELFSRHAFKKPIPSKDYMELSVGIVRQAGGLPLALEVLGSYLFKRSMKEWTSSLHKLQEIPRNEIQKKLLISYHALGDGNLQDVFLDIACYFIGNDKDMTISILNSCGFDPENEIIILMERSLLSVNDKNEIRMHDLLQEMGRDIARNNCPFEPWKYSRLGSPEDICNALNKNKGKKSIECIIPYGGLPTDVSFKTSAFAKMHKLRLLSINKMHLIGSFKGIFEELRWLSWQGCSLDCLPTDFYPKNLVFLDLQQSNFKILWNGPKCLEQLKILNISRCTFLRTTPDFSRIPCIEELNLNGCADLVEVDPSIGRLVRLVNLNLMGCMKLKCLPSSICNLTALEQLDLDDCSILEGLPDRLGNMKSLSFLRAGCTAITTVPGSIGQLSKLIVLKLNKCKKLRFLPSTLCNLRTLEHLILCSCSNLEVFPDDLGDIQSLKVLSAEHTGIAFLPESIGRLSKLSKLLLHSCNKLRHLPSSICNLKAVEYLDLNYCSDLQELPNEIGNMESLRILQAIQTEIVTLPESTGRLSKLVKIVLSYCRRLKYLPMSICYLRSLECLDLSGCSTLSGLPDNIGDIITLRELRACNTMFTEVPKSIGCLKNLEVLVLPFQAREVDMNLCSILRNTRFIPASVWCLNSLTNLNLSACYLVDLPASIGDLSSLQHLNLSRNPFYILTSTLGQLSNLKTLTLTECEFLWAILELPPNLTDLYASSCTSIETLVVSKLNHLRCLYLSYCSSLVEIVGYNELKSITRIELAGCENLSFTPEESLFQLYCGIGGRVDIYLPKKDIPQWFSNVSIQKPNSMFGGDTFVFSMPSTVSSSYLGVILWFNVGYTGPSPRPSDFWALVTAKDRYNSWLCKTSLWKKVPQSWVSFIPQIQFPLYANEIVSLRIGGCGLLLSIRAHLVYI; translated from the exons ATGGCAGCTTCAACAAGCACTAATCAATATGGtttatcttcctgttcttctaATCGACATTGGAATGTTTTCTTGAGTTTCAGAGGCAAAGACACGCGCAAAACTTTCACAAGTCACTTGTACACAGCATTGAAACAGGCTGGAATCATAACTTTTATGGATGATTATGGACTTCCAAGAGGTGAAGAAATTTCACAACAGCTAATAAAGGCAATCCAGGGTTCAGAGATTTCTATTGTTATTTTCTCAGCCAACTACGCCTCGTCGCCTTGGTGTCTAAATGAGCTTGTGGAGATTCTGGAATGTAAAAAAAGGACGGGACATTTAGTTTATCCTGTATTTTATGATGTTAGTCCATCAGTTGTACGACACAAAACCGGGAGTTTTTCAGAGGCTTTCGAGAGTCATGAGAAGAGATATGTTTCGAACATGGACAAGGTGAATATATGGAAAGCTGCGCTAACCGAAGCTGCAAATTTGTCCGGTTATGACCTAAAAAATGATGCGGATGG GTATGAAATTAGACTTATCCAGATTATTGTAAATAACGTCCTACTTAAAGTAAATCTGGTAGGCTTGAGTGTGGCAAAGGAACCAGTTGGAATGGAATCTCGTGTGCAAAGATTAACACAACTGATGAGGACCGGCAGTAACGATATCAGAAAGATTGGAATATCCGGTATGGGTGGAATAGGGAAAACGACTATTGCCAAAGCTCTCTACAATAAAAATTTCCGTCATTTTGAAGGTAGTTGCTTTCTTGCAAATGTTAGAGAAGCTTCAGAAAGACATGACGGTATACTTCACTTACAAGAGCAGCTGCTTTCCGAAATTCTAATAGTGGATAAAATCAGAATTGAAAATGAAGATAGAGGGATCAGCTTGTTGATGGAAAGATTATGTTCTAAGAAAGTTTTCATTGTGCTGGATGATTTAAACCACAGAAGGCAATTTGATTACTTAGCAGGACAATGGAACCAATTTGCTTCGGGTAGCAGAATCATCGTAACAACACGGGATGCTGGTCTACTTGAACAAATTGAGGTAGATGAGAGGTACAATGTTGAGGAACTAGACGGAGATGAGTCCTTGGAACTCTTCAGTCGACATGCTTTCAAGAAACCAATTCCATCCAAAGATTATATGGAACTTTCGGTGGGTATAGTACGCCAAGCAGGAGGGCTTCCATTAGCACTCGAGGTATTAGGATCTTATTTGTTTAAAAGGTCCATGAAAGAATGGACAAGTTCCCTACACAAATTGCAAGAAATTCCTCGAAATGAGATTCAAAAGAAACTTCTTATAAGCTACCATGCGCTTGGTGATGGTAACTTGCAGGATGTCTTCCTTGATATTGCATGCTATTTTATCGGCAATGATAAAGACATGACAATTAGTATATTAAACTCATGTGGCTTCGATCCAGAAAATGAAATCATCATTTTGATGGAAAGATCCTTGCTATCAGTAAATGACAAAAATGAGATTAGGATGCACGATCTACTACAGGAGATGGGAAGAGATATTGCTCGGAATAATTGCCCGTTTGAGCCTTGGAAATACAGTCGATTGGGGTCACCTGAAGATATTTGCAATGCCTTAAACAAAAATAAG GGAAAGAAAAGCATTGAATGTATCATCCCTTATGGAGGACTACCAACGGATGTATCATTTAAAACCAGTGCTTTCGCGAAAATGCATAAATTAAGATTGCTTAGTATCAACAAGATGCATCTCATTGGAAGTTTTAAAGGCATATTTGAAGAGTTAAGGTGGCTTTCTTGGCAAGGCTGTTCTTTGGACTGTTTACCAACTGATTTCTACCCGAAGAACTTGGTCTTCCTCGATTTACAACAGAGCAATTTCAAGATATTGTGGAATGGTCCTAAG TGTCTGGAACAATTGAAGATCCTAAATATCAGTCGCTGCACATTTTTGAGGACAACCCCGGACTTCAGCAGAATTCCATGCATCGAGGAGCTAAATTTAAATGGTTGTGCTGATCTGGTAGAGGTTGACCCCTCTATTGGACGCTTAGTTAGGCTGGTTAATCTGAATTTGATGGGCTGCATGAAGTTAAAATGTCTGCCTAGCAGCATATGCAACTTGACCGCATTGGAACAACTAGATCTTGATGATTGCTCAATCCTAGAAGGGTTACCTGACAGACTGGGGAACATGAAATCCTTGAGCTTTCTTCGGGCAGGATGCACTGCGATTACAACAGTACCAGGATCCATTGGACAACTCAGTAAATTGATTGtcttgaaattaaataaatgCAAGAAGCTCCGTTTCCTTCCTAGTACCCTTTGCAACCTGAGAACGTTGGAACATCTAATCCTCTGCAGTTGTTCAAATTTAGAGGTATTTCCTGACGACTTAGGGGATATCCAATCCTTAAAAGTGCTTTCTGCAGAGCACACTGGAATTGCATTCTTACCAGAATCCATTGGACGTTTAAGTAAACTCAGCAAGTTGTTATTGCATAGCTGCAATAAACTCAGGCATCTTCCAAGTAGCATCTGCAACCTCAAAGCAGTGGAATATCTAGATCTTAACTATTGCTCCGACCTACAAGAACTACCAAACGAGATTGGAAACATGGAATCTTTGAGAATTCTTCAGGCAATACAAACAGAAATAGTGACATTACCGGAATCCACTGGACGTCTGAGTAAACTTGTTAAGATTGTGTTAAGTTACTGCAGGAGGCTCAAATATCTTCCTATGAGCATCTGCTATCTCAGATCACTGGAGTGTCTAGATCTTAGTGGTTGTTCAACTCTTTCAGGATTACCCGATAATATTGGAGATATTATAACCTTGAGGGAACTTCGAGCATGCAACACCATGTTCACGGAAGTTCCTAAATCTATTGGATGTCTGAAGAACCTTGAAGTCCTGGTCTTGCCGTTCCAAGCACGAGAAGTTGATATGAATTTGTGTTCTATTTTAAGGAATACTAGATTCATTCCGGCCTCAGTTTGGTGTTTGAATTCACTTACGAACTTAAATCTTAGCGCTTGCTATCTGGTCGATCTTCCAGCTTCTATTGGGGATTTATCATCATTGCAGCATCTTAATTTATCAAGAAACCCTTTCTATATACTAACATCTACTCTCGGTCAGTTATCGAATCTAAAAACTCTTACACTGACAGAGTGCGAGTTTCTTTGGGCAATCCTGGAACTGCCACCTAACTTGACCGATTTATATGCAAGTTCTTGTACATCAATTGAAACACTAGTCGTTTCGAAGTTGAATCACTTGAGGTGTTTGTATCTTTCATACTGCAGTAGCTTGGTTGAGATTGTAGGATACAACGAACTCAAATCTATAACGAGAATTGAGCTGGCAGGTTGCGAAAATCTGTCATTCACCCCTGAAGAGAGTTTGTTTCAG TTATACTGTGGAATTGGGGGGAGGGTTGACATTTATCTTCCAAAGAAGGACATTCCGCAATGGTTCAGTAATGTCAGCATTCAAAAACCAAATAGTATGTTCGGCGGTGATACATTCGTTTTCTCGATGCCATCAACTGTTTCCAGCAGTTATTTAGGGGTTATTCTTTGGTTTAATGTTGGTTATACGGGGCCCTCTCCTCGGCCTTCAGATTTTTGGGCTCTCGTTACAGCAAAAGATCGTTATAACTCATGGCTTTGCAAGACATCGTTATGGAAGAAAGTACCACAGTCGTGGGTAAGCTTCATACCACAAATACAGTTCCCTCTGTATGCCAATGAAATAGTTTCATTAAGGATAGGAGGATGCGGTCTGCTGCTGAGTATCAGAGCACATTTGGTATATATTTAA